A genome region from Streptomyces sp. S4.7 includes the following:
- the paaN gene encoding phenylacetic acid degradation protein PaaN — MAAQLSPQQLNEKHRPTLDRALDAIRTRAYWSPHPEHPKAYGESAPADGLAAFKALHGTRIDLDQPGTDGWTGGERSPYGPELGVEYPHADVDVLLPAMRAGMGAWRAAGPETRALVSLEILARISARTHEFAHAVMHTSGQAFMMAFQAGGPHAQDRGLEAVAYAYQEQTRTPAEADWSKPQGKRDPLELRKSFAAAPRGVSLLIGCNTFPTWNGYPGLFASLATGNPVLVKPHPRAVLPLALTVLVAREVLAESGFDPNLVALAAERPGEGIAKTLAVRPEVRIIDYTGSTAFGDWLETNARQAQVYTEKAGVNTVLVDSTDDYKGMLANLAFSLSLYSGQMCTTPQNLLIPRDGITTDAGPKSYDEVVADLAASVSGLLGDDARANGLLGALVNPDVKARLDAAADLGDVALASREIANPDFPDAVVRTPAIVKSDGSRKQWDAAAGGNGSEAPYLAECFGPVSFAVAVDSTEEALELLRRTVRDKGAMTVGAYTTSAETERAVEDVCLEELAQLSLNLTGGVYVNQTAAFSDFHGSGGNPAANAALCDAAFVANRFRTVEVRRQG; from the coding sequence ATGGCCGCCCAGCTCAGCCCCCAGCAGCTCAACGAGAAGCACCGGCCCACGCTCGACCGGGCCCTCGACGCGATCCGTACGCGCGCCTACTGGTCGCCGCACCCCGAGCACCCGAAGGCGTACGGCGAGAGCGCGCCGGCCGACGGCCTGGCCGCGTTCAAGGCTCTGCACGGCACCCGTATCGACCTGGACCAGCCGGGCACCGACGGCTGGACGGGCGGCGAGAGGTCGCCGTACGGCCCGGAGCTCGGCGTGGAGTATCCGCACGCGGACGTGGACGTCCTGCTGCCCGCCATGCGCGCGGGCATGGGCGCCTGGCGCGCGGCGGGACCCGAGACGCGCGCCCTGGTCAGCCTGGAGATCCTGGCCCGGATCAGCGCCCGCACCCACGAGTTCGCCCACGCCGTGATGCACACCAGCGGCCAGGCCTTCATGATGGCGTTCCAGGCGGGCGGGCCGCACGCGCAGGACCGCGGTCTGGAGGCGGTGGCGTACGCGTATCAGGAGCAGACCCGCACCCCCGCCGAGGCCGACTGGTCGAAGCCGCAGGGCAAGCGCGATCCCCTGGAGCTGCGGAAGTCCTTCGCCGCCGCGCCGCGCGGCGTCTCACTGCTGATCGGCTGCAACACCTTCCCCACGTGGAACGGCTATCCGGGCCTGTTCGCCTCGCTGGCCACCGGCAATCCGGTCCTCGTCAAGCCGCACCCGCGCGCGGTGCTGCCCCTCGCCCTCACGGTGCTGGTGGCCCGCGAGGTCCTCGCCGAGTCCGGCTTCGACCCGAATCTCGTCGCGCTGGCCGCCGAGCGCCCCGGCGAGGGCATCGCCAAGACCCTGGCGGTCCGGCCCGAGGTCAGGATCATCGACTACACGGGGTCCACCGCCTTCGGCGACTGGCTGGAGACCAACGCCCGCCAGGCGCAGGTCTACACGGAGAAGGCCGGCGTCAACACGGTCCTCGTGGACTCCACCGACGACTACAAGGGCATGCTGGCCAATCTGGCCTTCTCGCTCTCCCTCTACAGCGGCCAGATGTGCACCACCCCGCAGAATCTGCTCATCCCGCGCGACGGCATCACGACGGACGCGGGCCCGAAGTCGTACGACGAGGTGGTCGCCGACCTGGCGGCCTCGGTGAGCGGTCTGCTCGGCGACGACGCCCGCGCCAACGGTCTGCTGGGCGCGCTGGTCAACCCGGACGTGAAGGCGAGGCTGGACGCCGCCGCCGATCTGGGCGATGTGGCGCTCGCCTCACGCGAGATCGCCAACCCGGACTTCCCGGACGCGGTGGTACGCACACCGGCGATCGTGAAGTCCGACGGCTCGCGCAAGCAGTGGGACGCGGCGGCAGGGGGGAACGGCTCCGAGGCGCCGTATCTCGCCGAGTGCTTCGGCCCGGTCTCGTTCGCCGTCGCCGTGGACTCGACCGAGGAGGCGCTGGAGCTGCTGCGCCGCACGGTGCGCGACAAGGGCGCGATGACGGTCGGCGCGTACACGACCTCGGCGGAGACGGAGCGCGCCGTCGAGGACGTCTGTCTGGAGGAGCTGGCCCAGCTCTCGCTGAATCTGACGGGCGGCGTCTATGTGAACCAGACGGCTG
- a CDS encoding 3-hydroxyacyl-CoA dehydrogenase, whose protein sequence is MTAIERSRVVAVVGTGTMGQGIAQVALVAGHPVRLYDALPGRAQQAAEAVGARLDRLAEKGRLDAGARDSAKARLLPAAELSELADAALVVEAVLEQLAVKQELFAALEDIVADDCLLATNTSSLSVTAVAGALRHPGRFVGLHFFNPAPLLPLVEVVSGHATDETAATRAWATAAAWGKTPVRCADTPGFIVNRVARPYYAEALRLYEERAADPATIDAVLRESGGFRMGPFELTDLIGQDVNEAVTRSVWESFYQDAKFTPSLAQRRLVESGGLGRKSGRGWFSYEDGAPAPVPHTAPPADPPSSVVVQGELFAAGVLPELIEEAGIGVMRKEDAVPGFPGWLELPCGTRLFLTDGEAADNSDLRLIHFDLALDYRTATRIALAPSATVAEESLRTAVGLFQALGKQVSVIADVPGMIVGRTVAMLVDFALDAEARGVAAAEDIDTAMRLGVNYPRGPLDWGAELGADRTLYLLERLHEEYPSGRYAASQALRRRAAAEVASSEGAGS, encoded by the coding sequence ATGACTGCAATCGAGCGCTCCCGCGTCGTCGCGGTGGTCGGCACCGGCACGATGGGACAGGGAATCGCCCAGGTGGCCCTTGTCGCCGGCCATCCGGTGCGCCTCTACGACGCCCTGCCGGGCCGCGCCCAACAGGCGGCCGAGGCCGTCGGAGCCCGGCTCGACCGGCTGGCCGAGAAGGGCAGGCTGGACGCCGGGGCCCGCGACAGCGCCAAGGCCCGGCTGCTCCCCGCCGCCGAACTGTCCGAACTCGCCGACGCCGCACTCGTCGTGGAAGCCGTGCTGGAACAACTGGCGGTCAAACAGGAGCTGTTCGCCGCGCTGGAGGACATCGTCGCCGACGACTGCCTGCTCGCCACCAACACCTCCTCCCTCTCCGTCACGGCCGTCGCCGGCGCCCTGCGCCACCCGGGCCGCTTCGTCGGCCTGCACTTCTTCAACCCCGCGCCGCTCCTGCCGCTCGTCGAGGTGGTCAGCGGCCACGCGACCGACGAGACGGCGGCCACGCGCGCGTGGGCGACAGCGGCGGCGTGGGGCAAGACACCGGTGCGCTGCGCGGACACCCCCGGCTTCATCGTGAACCGCGTCGCCCGCCCCTACTACGCCGAGGCGCTGCGCCTGTACGAGGAGCGGGCCGCCGACCCCGCGACCATCGACGCCGTCCTGCGCGAGTCGGGCGGCTTCCGGATGGGCCCCTTCGAGCTGACCGATCTCATCGGCCAGGACGTCAACGAGGCGGTCACCCGCTCCGTCTGGGAATCCTTCTACCAGGACGCCAAGTTCACGCCCTCGCTCGCCCAGCGGCGCCTCGTCGAGTCCGGCGGGCTCGGCCGCAAGTCGGGCCGGGGCTGGTTCTCCTACGAGGACGGCGCCCCCGCCCCCGTACCGCACACCGCGCCGCCCGCCGACCCTCCGTCGTCCGTGGTCGTCCAGGGCGAGCTGTTCGCGGCGGGCGTGCTGCCCGAGCTGATCGAAGAGGCCGGGATCGGGGTCATGCGCAAGGAGGACGCCGTCCCCGGATTCCCCGGCTGGCTCGAACTGCCCTGCGGCACACGGCTCTTCCTCACGGACGGCGAGGCCGCGGACAACTCCGACCTCCGGCTGATCCACTTCGACCTCGCGCTCGACTACCGCACCGCGACGCGGATAGCCCTGGCGCCGTCCGCCACGGTGGCCGAGGAGTCCCTCCGTACGGCCGTCGGCCTCTTCCAGGCGCTCGGCAAGCAGGTCAGTGTGATCGCCGACGTCCCCGGCATGATCGTGGGCCGTACGGTCGCCATGCTCGTCGACTTCGCGCTCGACGCCGAGGCACGCGGCGTCGCGGCGGCCGAGGACATCGACACCGCGATGCGGCTCGGGGTGAACTACCCGCGCGGGCCGCTCGACTGGGGCGCGGAGCTGGGCGCCGACCGCACGCTGTATCTGCTGGAGCGGCTGCACGAGGAGTATCCGTCCGGCCGGTACGCCGCCTCGCAGGCGCTGCGCCGACGCGCCGCCGCCGAGGTCGCGTCGTCGGAAGGGGCGGGCTCATGA
- a CDS encoding TetR/AcrR family transcriptional regulator, which produces MTTAKRDTYTPETLLTVAVGVFNERGYDGTSMEHLSKAAGISKSSIYHHVAGKEELLRRAVSRAIDGLFGILDEPGAGRGRAIERVEYVTRRTVEVLMAELPYVTLLLRVRGNTNTERWAMERRREFDQRVADLLKAAANDGDLRADMDIRLATRLLFGMINSLVEWYRPQSAGGYDSDQVAEAVVRMAFDGLRTESA; this is translated from the coding sequence ATGACGACCGCCAAGCGGGACACCTACACCCCGGAGACACTGCTGACCGTCGCGGTCGGCGTCTTCAACGAACGCGGCTACGACGGCACGTCCATGGAACATCTGTCGAAAGCCGCCGGTATCTCCAAGTCCTCGATCTACCACCATGTGGCGGGCAAGGAGGAACTGCTGCGCCGCGCGGTCAGCCGGGCCATCGACGGCCTCTTCGGGATCCTCGACGAGCCGGGCGCCGGGCGGGGCAGGGCCATCGAGCGCGTCGAGTACGTGACGCGCCGCACGGTCGAGGTCCTGATGGCGGAGCTGCCCTATGTGACGCTGCTGCTGCGGGTGCGCGGGAACACCAACACCGAGCGCTGGGCGATGGAGCGGCGGCGGGAGTTCGACCAGCGGGTCGCCGATCTGCTCAAGGCGGCGGCGAACGACGGGGACCTCCGCGCGGACATGGACATCCGGCTGGCGACGCGGCTGCTCTTCGGCATGATCAACTCGCTGGTGGAGTGGTACCGCCCGCAGTCGGCCGGCGGCTACGACAGCGACCAGGTGGCCGAGGCGGTCGTACGGATGGCGTTCGACGGGCTCCGCACGGAATCGGCGTAG
- a CDS encoding Lrp/AsnC family transcriptional regulator translates to MAAEQMAEDWERTGQELPPRPLDAIDRDILRILQTDGRASIRSVAERVHVSRANAYARINRLIEDRVIRGFGARINHERAGQGASAYITLKIVQNSWRTVREQLQELPGATHIALVSGDFDVLLLVHAPDNRTLRELVLTRLQSIPEVLSTRTLLVFEETDLDQQAPPPAP, encoded by the coding sequence ATGGCGGCTGAACAAATGGCCGAGGACTGGGAGCGCACCGGGCAGGAGCTCCCGCCCCGGCCGCTGGACGCGATCGACCGGGACATCCTGCGCATCCTGCAGACCGACGGCCGCGCCTCGATACGGTCCGTGGCCGAGCGTGTCCATGTCTCCCGTGCCAACGCGTACGCCCGGATCAACCGGCTCATCGAGGACCGTGTCATCCGCGGGTTCGGCGCCAGGATCAACCACGAACGGGCAGGTCAGGGCGCCTCCGCGTACATCACGCTCAAGATCGTGCAGAACTCGTGGCGCACCGTGCGCGAACAGCTCCAGGAGCTGCCGGGAGCCACGCACATCGCCCTGGTCAGCGGCGATTTCGACGTGCTGCTGCTGGTGCACGCCCCGGACAACCGGACACTGCGCGAGCTGGTCCTCACACGCCTCCAGTCGATCCCCGAGGTGCTGTCCACGCGCACCCTGCTGGTCTTCGAGGAGACCGACCTCGACCAGCAGGCTCCGCCGCCCGCGCCCTGA
- the pdhA gene encoding pyruvate dehydrogenase (acetyl-transferring) E1 component subunit alpha, translating into MKKSSTTVQEPPGAVVHRSTPPPAWQPRTDPAPLLPDREPYRVLGTEAVADADPELLLRLYAELVRGRRFNAQATALTKQGRLAVYPSSTGQEACEVAAALVLQEQDWLFPSYRDTLAVVARGLDPVQALTLLRGDWHTGYDPREHRIAPLSTPLATQLPHAVGLAHAARLKGDDVVALALVGDGGTSEGDFHEALNFAAVWNAPVVFLVQNNGFAISVPLAKQTAAPSLAHKAVGYGMPGRLVDGNDAPAVHAVLAEAVRRARSGGGPTLIEAVTYRIEAHTNADDATRYRGDAEVEAWRAHDPVRLLEHELTERGMLDEGGIRRAAEDADAMAARLRDRMNADPELEPMDIFAHIYAEQTSQLHEQAVQLRAELDASAEPADDARGQGEAR; encoded by the coding sequence TTGAAGAAGAGCAGCACGACGGTCCAGGAGCCCCCGGGTGCCGTCGTCCACCGGTCCACCCCGCCCCCGGCGTGGCAGCCCCGCACGGACCCCGCCCCGTTGCTCCCCGACCGCGAGCCGTACCGCGTGCTGGGTACGGAAGCCGTGGCGGACGCCGACCCCGAGCTGCTGCTGCGGCTCTACGCGGAGCTGGTCCGCGGCCGTCGGTTCAACGCGCAGGCCACCGCCCTCACCAAGCAGGGCCGACTGGCCGTCTACCCGTCGAGCACCGGTCAGGAGGCCTGCGAGGTCGCCGCGGCCCTGGTGCTCCAGGAGCAGGACTGGCTCTTTCCCAGCTACCGCGACACCCTCGCCGTCGTGGCGCGCGGCCTCGACCCCGTCCAGGCCCTCACGCTGCTGCGCGGCGACTGGCACACGGGCTACGACCCGCGCGAGCACCGCATCGCCCCGCTCTCCACACCGCTGGCCACCCAGCTGCCGCACGCCGTGGGGCTGGCGCACGCCGCGCGTCTGAAGGGTGACGACGTGGTCGCGCTCGCCCTGGTCGGCGACGGCGGCACCAGCGAGGGCGACTTCCACGAGGCGCTGAACTTCGCCGCCGTATGGAATGCCCCGGTCGTCTTCCTCGTGCAGAACAACGGCTTCGCCATCTCCGTCCCCCTCGCCAAGCAGACCGCGGCGCCGTCGCTGGCCCACAAGGCCGTCGGCTACGGAATGCCGGGCAGGCTGGTCGACGGGAACGACGCGCCGGCGGTGCACGCGGTGCTCGCCGAGGCCGTGCGGCGGGCCAGGAGCGGTGGCGGCCCGACGCTCATCGAGGCCGTGACCTACCGCATCGAGGCGCACACGAACGCGGACGACGCGACGCGCTACCGCGGTGACGCCGAGGTCGAGGCGTGGCGCGCGCACGACCCGGTCCGGCTGCTGGAGCACGAGCTGACGGAGCGCGGGATGCTCGACGAGGGCGGGATCAGAAGGGCGGCCGAGGACGCCGACGCGATGGCCGCGCGGCTGCGCGACCGGATGAACGCCGATCCGGAGCTGGAGCCCATGGACATCTTCGCGCACATCTACGCCGAGCAGACCTCGCAACTGCACGAGCAGGCCGTTCAGTTGCGGGCCGAGCTGGACGCGTCGGCCGAGCCGGCCGACGACGCACGCGGACAGGGAGAGGCGCGATGA
- a CDS encoding alpha-ketoacid dehydrogenase subunit beta yields MTTVAATAAKTARAAKPATMAQALQRAMRDAMAEDPAVHVLGEDVGALGGVFRVTDGLAAEFGEDRCTDTPLAEAGILGTAVGMAMYGLRPVVEMQFDAFAYPAFEQLTSHVAKMRNRTRGALPMPITIRVPYGGGIGGVEHHSDSSEAYYMATPGLHVVTPATVDDAYGLLRAAIASDDPVVFLEPKRLYWSKAQWSPEAPATVEPIGRAVVRRTGLSATLVTYGPSLTVCLEAAEAARAEGWDLEVVDLRSLVPFDDETVIASVRRTGRAVVVHESNGFGGPGGEIAARISERCFHHLEAPVLRVAGFDIPYPPPMLEQHHLPGVDRVLDAVARLQWEADS; encoded by the coding sequence ATGACCACCGTTGCCGCCACGGCCGCGAAGACCGCCAGGGCGGCGAAGCCCGCCACGATGGCGCAGGCGTTGCAGCGCGCGATGCGCGACGCGATGGCCGAGGACCCGGCCGTGCACGTCCTCGGAGAGGACGTCGGCGCGCTCGGCGGAGTCTTCCGGGTCACCGACGGACTCGCCGCCGAGTTCGGCGAGGACCGCTGCACGGACACACCGCTGGCCGAGGCCGGCATCCTCGGGACGGCCGTCGGCATGGCCATGTACGGGCTGCGGCCCGTCGTGGAGATGCAGTTCGACGCCTTCGCCTATCCGGCGTTCGAGCAGCTGACCAGCCATGTCGCCAAGATGCGCAACCGCACGCGGGGCGCGCTGCCGATGCCGATCACCATCCGTGTGCCGTACGGCGGCGGGATCGGCGGTGTCGAGCACCACAGCGACTCCTCCGAGGCGTACTACATGGCGACGCCCGGCCTGCATGTCGTCACCCCGGCGACGGTCGACGACGCGTACGGGCTGCTGCGGGCCGCCATCGCCTCCGACGACCCGGTGGTCTTCCTGGAGCCCAAGCGGCTGTACTGGTCGAAGGCGCAGTGGTCGCCCGAGGCGCCGGCCACGGTGGAGCCGATCGGCCGGGCCGTCGTGCGGCGGACGGGACTGAGCGCCACGCTCGTCACGTACGGCCCCTCCCTCACGGTCTGTCTGGAGGCGGCGGAGGCGGCGCGCGCGGAGGGCTGGGACCTGGAAGTGGTGGATCTGCGCTCGCTGGTGCCCTTCGACGACGAGACGGTCATCGCCTCCGTACGGCGCACGGGGCGTGCCGTGGTCGTCCATGAGTCCAACGGTTTCGGCGGGCCCGGCGGGGAGATCGCCGCCCGGATCAGCGAGCGGTGCTTCCACCATCTGGAGGCCCCGGTCCTGCGGGTCGCCGGATTCGACATCCCGTATCCGCCGCCGATGCTGGAACAGCACCATCTGCCGGGTGTGGACCGGGTGCTGGACGCGGTCGCGCGGCTTCAGTGGGAGGCGGACAGCTGA
- a CDS encoding dihydrolipoamide acetyltransferase family protein — MAQVLEFKLPDLGEGLTEAEIVRWLVAVGDVVAIDQPVVEVETAKAMVEVPCPYGGVVTARYGEEGTELPVGAPLLTVAVGASESAPAAATGSGTQPAPAGNGTGPAETSGNVLVGYGTGAPAARRRRVRPAASPVVSVAPAEVVDPAPAPAAAPAPTPATAPASVPERSGPVPVISPLVRRLARQNGLDLRALAGSGRDGLILRCDVELAIERIGQAAPAPAPTPAQAPAPAPAPAVNGTSGASTAGAVTERVPLRGVRGAVADKLSRSRREIPEATCWVDADATELMAARTAANAAGGPKISLIALLARICTAALARFPGLNSTVDMEAREIVRLRDVHLGFAAQTDRGLVVPVVRDAQSRSAESLSAEFARLTEAGRSGTLTPGDLTGGTFTLNNYGVFGVDGSTPIINHPEAAMLGIGRIVAKPWVHRGELAVRQVVQLSLTFDHRVCDGGTAGGFLRYVADCVEQPAVLLRTL, encoded by the coding sequence ATGGCCCAGGTGCTCGAATTCAAGCTGCCGGATCTCGGTGAGGGGCTGACCGAGGCCGAGATCGTCCGCTGGCTGGTGGCGGTCGGCGACGTCGTCGCCATCGACCAGCCGGTCGTCGAGGTCGAGACGGCCAAGGCGATGGTGGAGGTGCCGTGTCCCTACGGGGGCGTGGTGACCGCGCGGTACGGCGAGGAGGGCACGGAGCTGCCGGTCGGCGCGCCGTTGCTGACGGTGGCGGTGGGGGCGTCCGAGTCGGCGCCGGCCGCCGCCACGGGTTCGGGTACGCAGCCGGCCCCGGCGGGCAACGGGACCGGACCGGCCGAGACGTCGGGCAATGTGCTGGTCGGATACGGCACGGGCGCGCCCGCCGCGCGGCGGCGCCGGGTCCGCCCGGCCGCCTCACCCGTCGTTTCCGTGGCTCCCGCCGAGGTCGTCGATCCGGCACCCGCACCTGCGGCGGCGCCCGCACCGACGCCCGCGACCGCACCGGCTTCCGTGCCCGAGCGGTCGGGGCCCGTTCCGGTCATCTCGCCCCTGGTACGGCGGCTGGCCCGGCAGAACGGGCTCGATCTCAGGGCGCTTGCGGGCTCGGGCCGGGACGGGCTGATCCTGCGGTGCGACGTCGAGCTGGCCATCGAGCGGATCGGGCAGGCCGCCCCGGCTCCCGCCCCGACTCCCGCTCAGGCCCCCGCCCCGGCTCCCGCCCCCGCTGTGAACGGCACGTCCGGTGCCTCCACCGCCGGGGCCGTCACCGAGCGCGTACCGCTGCGCGGCGTACGGGGCGCGGTCGCGGACAAGCTCAGCCGCAGCCGGCGCGAGATCCCGGAGGCGACCTGCTGGGTCGACGCGGACGCGACGGAGCTGATGGCGGCCAGGACCGCGGCCAACGCGGCGGGCGGCCCGAAGATCTCCCTCATCGCCCTGCTGGCGCGGATCTGCACGGCCGCCCTCGCGCGGTTCCCGGGGCTCAACTCCACGGTGGACATGGAGGCCAGGGAGATCGTCCGGCTGCGCGACGTCCATCTCGGCTTCGCCGCCCAGACGGATCGCGGACTGGTCGTCCCCGTCGTACGGGACGCGCAGAGCCGTTCGGCGGAGTCGCTGAGCGCCGAGTTCGCCCGCCTGACGGAGGCGGGCAGGTCGGGGACGCTGACGCCCGGTGATCTGACCGGCGGCACGTTCACGCTGAACAACTACGGCGTGTTCGGCGTCGACGGCTCCACGCCGATCATCAACCACCCCGAGGCGGCCATGCTCGGCATCGGCCGCATCGTCGCCAAGCCGTGGGTGCACCGGGGCGAGCTGGCCGTACGCCAGGTCGTCCAGCTCTCCCTCACCTTCGACCACCGGGTGTGTGACGGCGGCACGGCGGGCGGCTTCCTGCGGTACGTGGCGGACTGCGTGGAGCAACCGGCGGTGCTGCTGCGCACGTTGTAG
- a CDS encoding DUF6457 domain-containing protein — MTTTAHDAIVLAGGAAKRLGGVDKPAVSVGGRALLDRVLGACGGAGHTVVVGGRRPTIRPVRWAREEPPGGGPVAALDAGVRHAEADTVLVLSADLPFLKRETTVRLLDVLAADGEREGAMLVDADGRDQPLVAAYRTEPLRREIALLAAEHGNLVGLPLRLLTHELDLARVPADADPLASFDCDTWEDISTARARIREHGTVLDEWITAVKDELGFELDVDIKDLLDLARDAAHGVARPAAPLTTFLVGYAAGRAAAGGGGPEAVAEASRKATALALRWADEADGTTNKSGTGGSGRDKSGTDTASGGGGGAEGADAG, encoded by the coding sequence ATGACCACGACCGCCCATGACGCCATCGTGCTCGCCGGAGGTGCCGCCAAGCGGCTCGGCGGAGTCGACAAACCCGCCGTCAGCGTCGGCGGCCGGGCGCTGCTCGACCGGGTGCTCGGCGCGTGCGGCGGTGCCGGGCACACCGTGGTCGTGGGCGGCCGGCGCCCCACGATCCGGCCCGTGCGCTGGGCGCGCGAGGAGCCGCCCGGCGGTGGCCCGGTCGCCGCGCTCGACGCGGGGGTTCGGCATGCCGAGGCGGACACGGTGCTCGTCCTGTCCGCGGATCTGCCGTTCCTGAAGCGGGAGACGACAGTCCGGCTGCTGGACGTACTCGCGGCGGACGGTGAGCGCGAGGGCGCGATGCTCGTCGACGCGGACGGCCGCGACCAGCCGCTGGTCGCGGCGTACCGCACGGAGCCGCTGCGCCGTGAGATCGCCCTCCTCGCCGCCGAACACGGCAACCTCGTGGGGCTGCCGCTACGACTGCTGACGCATGAACTCGACCTCGCCCGTGTCCCGGCGGATGCCGACCCTCTCGCGTCCTTCGACTGCGACACCTGGGAAGACATCTCCACGGCGCGGGCACGCATCAGGGAGCATGGGACCGTGCTGGACGAATGGATCACCGCAGTCAAGGATGAACTCGGCTTCGAGCTCGACGTCGACATCAAAGACCTCCTCGATCTCGCCCGCGACGCCGCGCACGGTGTCGCCCGGCCCGCCGCGCCACTGACGACCTTCCTGGTCGGGTACGCGGCGGGCCGCGCGGCCGCCGGGGGCGGAGGGCCGGAAGCGGTGGCCGAGGCGTCCCGGAAGGCCACGGCGCTCGCCCTGCGCTGGGCCGACGAGGCGGACGGGACGACGAACAAGAGCGGTACGGGCGGCAGCGGTAGGGACAAGAGCGGTACGGACACGGCGTCCGGGGGCGGCGGCGGGGCCGAGGGGGCCGACGCCGGATGA
- a CDS encoding molybdopterin molybdotransferase MoeA has protein sequence MTAQDREVDGVEDVLALFARQPDEGSGEAPDTDRAASAPNDRDSNPNPNRDAAPPKSASGTRRHRATPWAEARAIAARSGRSAATAPAPAQAPARTRRVPLEQALGHVLAEPLVALTDLPSFDTSAMDGWAVSGPGPWSVQPDQVDEADRPDDPADTRSTPVTRSTPTPGILAGHAAATPLPDGTAVRIATGARIPPEATAVVRSEHARTDSTGHLHAERAVVQGQDIRPRAQECRSGDRLLPAGAVVTPAVLGLAAAAGYDELLTARRPTVDVLVLGDELLVRGLPHDGLIRDALGPMIAPWLRALGADAIDTRRVADDAHALFRAVTESEADLILTTGGTAAGPVDHVHPVLARAGAELLVDGVAVRPGHPMLLARLASGRHLVGLPGNPLAAVSGLLTLAEPLLRTLGGRVPQPAYHAPVRDEVHGHPYDTRLVPFVHRDDRLVPLRYNGPAMLRGIAVADGLAVVPPGGARQGDELEVLDLPWAAWADASASTDDGCFT, from the coding sequence ATGACGGCTCAGGACCGCGAGGTCGACGGCGTCGAGGACGTCCTCGCGCTGTTCGCCAGGCAGCCGGACGAGGGGTCCGGCGAAGCGCCGGACACCGACCGGGCCGCCTCCGCCCCCAACGACCGCGACTCCAACCCCAACCCCAACCGCGACGCCGCGCCCCCGAAGTCCGCGTCCGGTACGCGCAGACACCGCGCCACACCGTGGGCCGAGGCCCGCGCGATCGCCGCCCGGTCCGGCCGGTCGGCGGCCACCGCCCCGGCCCCCGCGCAAGCCCCGGCCCGCACCCGGCGCGTACCGCTCGAACAGGCCCTGGGCCATGTCCTCGCCGAGCCCCTGGTCGCGCTCACCGACCTCCCGTCGTTCGACACCTCCGCGATGGACGGCTGGGCGGTCTCCGGACCCGGCCCCTGGTCCGTACAGCCCGATCAGGTCGATGAGGCCGACCGCCCCGACGACCCGGCGGACACCCGGTCCACGCCCGTCACCCGGTCCACGCCCACCCCCGGCATACTCGCCGGGCACGCCGCCGCCACCCCGCTCCCCGACGGCACGGCGGTACGGATCGCCACCGGCGCCCGTATCCCGCCCGAGGCGACAGCCGTGGTCCGCAGCGAGCACGCCCGTACGGACTCCACCGGCCATCTCCACGCCGAACGCGCGGTGGTCCAGGGCCAGGACATCCGCCCGCGCGCCCAGGAGTGCCGCTCCGGCGACCGACTCCTGCCCGCCGGCGCGGTGGTGACCCCGGCGGTGCTCGGTCTGGCCGCCGCAGCCGGTTACGACGAACTGCTCACCGCCCGCCGCCCGACCGTCGACGTCCTCGTCCTCGGCGACGAACTGCTCGTGCGCGGACTGCCCCACGACGGCCTCATCCGCGACGCGCTCGGCCCGATGATCGCGCCCTGGCTGCGGGCCCTCGGCGCGGATGCCATCGACACCCGCCGTGTCGCGGACGACGCCCACGCCCTGTTCCGCGCGGTCACCGAGTCCGAGGCCGATCTGATCCTCACCACGGGCGGTACGGCCGCCGGCCCCGTGGACCATGTCCACCCCGTGCTCGCCAGGGCGGGCGCCGAACTGCTCGTGGACGGTGTCGCCGTACGCCCCGGCCACCCGATGCTGCTGGCCAGGCTCGCCTCCGGCCGCCATCTGGTGGGTCTGCCGGGCAATCCGCTCGCCGCTGTCTCGGGGCTGCTGACACTCGCCGAACCGCTGCTGCGTACGCTCGGGGGGCGGGTGCCACAGCCCGCGTACCACGCGCCTGTACGGGACGAGGTGCACGGCCATCCGTACGACACCCGGCTCGTGCCCTTCGTCCACCGTGACGACCGGCTCGTGCCCCTGCGTTACAACGGTCCCGCCATGCTGCGGGGGATCGCCGTCGCCGACGGACTCGCGGTCGTGCCGCCAGGCGGCGCGCGCCAGGGAGACGAGCTGGAAGTCCTCGACCTGCCCTGGGCGGCCTGGGCCGATGCCTCCGCCTCCACCGATGACGGGTGTTTCACGTGA